ACTGCCGCACTACAACTATTGTCAACAAGCTGGGCATGCACGCCCGCGCATCAGCAAAATTCGTTGAAACGGCTACAAGATTTCAGGCCGACGTCACCATCAGTCGCAATGGCCAACTGGTAAACGGCAAGAGCATCATGGGGCTGATGATGCTGGCCGCGGCAAAGGGAGCGGAAATCAGCATCTGTGCAGATGGCGATGACGAATCATCGGCACTCGAAGCATTGTGCACACTGGTTGATGACTATTTCGGGGAATCAGAATAA
The nucleotide sequence above comes from Gammaproteobacteria bacterium. Encoded proteins:
- a CDS encoding HPr family phosphocarrier protein; translation: MNCRTTTIVNKLGMHARASAKFVETATRFQADVTISRNGQLVNGKSIMGLMMLAAAKGAEISICADGDDESSALEALCTLVDDYFGESE